Proteins encoded by one window of Mycolicibacterium cosmeticum:
- a CDS encoding Gfo/Idh/MocA family protein, with amino-acid sequence MTTLGVIGLGRIGAFHTETLSALDGLDGLVITDERTDVAAAVAAKHGAKAVDTVEELLASGVDGVVVAAATPAHAELTLAAVERGIPTFCEKPIASTAAESARVAAAIARSGVPVQVGYQRRFDAAFAAAKRAVDDGSLGAIHTVRSTTMDPAPPPLDYIKGSGGIFRDCAVHDFDVIRWITGQNAVEVYATGSVQGDPLFTEYGDVDTAAVVVRFDGGALGVVSNARYNARGYDCRLEVHGFDDSVAAGWDQGAPLRNVDPDNTFPTGPSHHFFMDRFTEAFRTELAGFLEVVKGAPVAGATVEDAVEVAWLAEAATESLRRGTPVTLESVKKKVSNA; translated from the coding sequence ATGACCACCCTCGGTGTTATCGGGTTGGGCCGCATCGGCGCGTTCCACACCGAAACCCTTTCTGCCCTCGACGGTTTGGACGGGTTGGTGATCACCGACGAGCGCACCGACGTGGCCGCCGCGGTCGCCGCCAAGCACGGCGCCAAGGCCGTCGACACGGTCGAGGAACTGCTGGCCTCCGGCGTGGACGGTGTCGTGGTGGCTGCCGCGACACCGGCCCACGCCGAGCTGACCCTGGCCGCGGTGGAGCGGGGCATCCCGACCTTCTGCGAGAAGCCGATCGCCTCCACCGCGGCCGAGAGCGCACGGGTGGCCGCCGCCATCGCGCGTTCCGGGGTACCGGTGCAGGTGGGTTACCAGCGGCGCTTCGACGCGGCCTTCGCGGCGGCCAAGCGGGCCGTCGACGACGGATCGCTCGGCGCGATCCACACGGTGCGCAGCACCACCATGGATCCGGCTCCCCCGCCGCTGGACTACATCAAGGGCTCCGGCGGCATCTTCCGGGATTGCGCCGTGCACGATTTCGACGTGATCCGCTGGATCACCGGCCAGAACGCGGTCGAGGTCTACGCCACCGGATCGGTCCAGGGTGATCCGCTGTTCACCGAGTACGGCGACGTGGACACCGCAGCGGTGGTGGTGCGCTTCGACGGCGGCGCGCTGGGCGTGGTGTCCAACGCCCGCTACAACGCCCGCGGGTACGACTGCCGCCTGGAGGTGCACGGCTTCGACGACAGCGTGGCCGCCGGCTGGGACCAGGGCGCCCCGCTGCGAAACGTGGACCCCGACAACACGTTCCCCACCGGACCTTCGCACCACTTCTTCATGGACCGGTTCACCGAGGCCTTCCGCACCGAGCTGGCCGGATTCCTTGAGGTGGTCAAGGGCGCACCGGTCGCGGGCGCCACCGTCGAAGACGCCGTCGAGGTGGCGTGGCTGGCCGAGGCCGCCACCGAGTCGCTGCGCCGGGGCACCCCGGTAACCCTTGAGTCGGTCAAAAAGAAGGTAAGCAACGCATGA
- a CDS encoding PfkB family carbohydrate kinase translates to MTPELVPGVTVLGNLAIDIIDGAPPSPGGCASFAGVALEAVEVLGHIVAMGAPDDHELFDEVLDRFGDIVRFLPSDRTSGFRLDYDDTDHRRMSVDAIGPVWTAADIDTDDPRTTWIHLAPLMRTDFPAGTLAHLAARGHRIAYDGQGLVRADRLGPLTLDRNFSPDLLQHLDILKLAEDEAVIVADGDFDASTAEWLGVPEIVVTYGSEGCDIYKDGTVVRVPAAWRVLGVQTTGAGDMFTACYVANRADGADPHRAAELASELVARELQKRVEVGSPDRV, encoded by the coding sequence ATGACGCCAGAGTTGGTCCCCGGCGTGACCGTGCTGGGCAACCTGGCGATCGACATCATCGACGGGGCCCCGCCCAGTCCCGGCGGATGCGCCTCCTTCGCCGGGGTGGCGCTGGAAGCCGTCGAGGTCCTCGGGCACATCGTGGCGATGGGCGCCCCGGACGACCACGAGTTGTTCGACGAGGTCCTGGACCGGTTCGGCGATATCGTGCGGTTCCTGCCGTCGGACCGCACCAGCGGTTTCCGCCTCGACTACGACGACACCGACCACCGCCGGATGTCGGTCGATGCGATCGGCCCGGTCTGGACGGCCGCCGATATCGACACCGACGATCCCCGCACCACCTGGATCCACCTCGCCCCGCTGATGCGCACCGACTTCCCGGCCGGCACGCTGGCCCATCTGGCCGCGCGCGGGCACCGCATCGCCTATGACGGCCAGGGCCTGGTGCGGGCCGACCGGCTCGGCCCGCTCACGCTGGATCGCAACTTCTCGCCCGATCTGCTCCAGCACCTCGACATCCTCAAACTCGCCGAGGACGAGGCGGTCATCGTCGCCGACGGTGATTTCGACGCCTCGACCGCCGAGTGGCTGGGTGTCCCCGAGATCGTGGTGACCTACGGCTCGGAGGGGTGTGACATCTACAAGGACGGCACCGTGGTCCGGGTGCCCGCGGCGTGGCGCGTGCTGGGCGTGCAGACCACCGGTGCCGGCGACATGTTCACCGCCTGTTACGTCGCCAATCGGGCCGACGGCGCGGACCCGCACCGGGCCGCCGAACTGGCCAGTGAACTGGTGGCCAGGGAGTTGCAGAAGCGCGTCGAGGTCGGGTCGCCCGACCGGGTCTGA
- a CDS encoding 2-oxoacid:acceptor oxidoreductase subunit alpha, which produces MGQNGNGAAPRQKLEKVVIRFAGDSGDGMQLTGDRFTSEAALFGNDLATQPNYPAEIRAPQGTLPGVSSFQIQIADYDILTAGDRPDVLVAMNPAALKANVGDLPRGGLIIANSDEFTKRNLAKVGYEANPLETDELSDYVVTPVAMTTLTLGAVEAIGASKKDGQRAKNMFALGLLSWMYGRELAHSEAFIREKFSRKPDVAEANVLALKAGWNYGETTEAFGTTYEVSPAKLKTGEYRQISGNTALAYGIVAAGHLSDLQVVLGTYPITPASDILHELSKHKNFNVLTFQAEDEIAGIGAAIGASYGGALGVTSTSGPGVSLKSEAMGLAVMTELPLIVIDVQRGGPSTGLPTKTEQADLLQALFGRNGESPLAVLAPATPSDCFDIAVEAARIAVHYHTPVIILSDGAIANGSEPWRIPDIAGYPPIKHTFAEAGQPFQPYARDPETLARQFAIPGTPGLEHRIGGLESANGSGAISYEPKNHDLMVRLRQAKIDGIEVPDLEVDDPTGDAELLMLGWGSSYGPIGEACRRARRNGVKVAHAQLRYLNPFPANLEEVLRRYPKVVVPEMNLGQLALLLRGRFLVDVQSVTKVEGMAFLADEVEGIIGAALDGTLRQKETDKAKFARLAAATVESVGAGA; this is translated from the coding sequence GTGGGCCAGAACGGCAACGGGGCCGCCCCGCGGCAGAAGCTGGAGAAGGTCGTCATCCGCTTTGCGGGCGACTCCGGCGACGGCATGCAGCTCACCGGTGACCGGTTCACCTCGGAAGCGGCGCTGTTCGGCAATGACCTTGCCACCCAGCCGAATTACCCCGCGGAGATCCGCGCACCACAGGGCACCCTGCCCGGTGTCTCGTCGTTCCAGATCCAGATCGCCGACTACGACATCCTCACCGCCGGTGACCGTCCCGACGTGTTGGTGGCGATGAATCCCGCCGCGCTGAAAGCCAATGTCGGTGACCTGCCGCGGGGTGGCCTGATCATCGCCAACTCCGACGAATTCACCAAGCGGAACCTGGCCAAGGTCGGCTACGAGGCAAACCCGCTGGAGACCGACGAGCTGTCCGACTACGTCGTCACCCCGGTGGCGATGACGACCCTGACCCTGGGTGCGGTCGAGGCCATCGGCGCCTCCAAGAAGGATGGCCAGCGCGCCAAGAACATGTTCGCCCTCGGCCTGCTGTCCTGGATGTACGGCCGGGAGCTGGCCCACAGCGAGGCCTTCATCCGGGAGAAGTTCTCCCGTAAGCCCGATGTCGCCGAGGCCAACGTGCTGGCGCTGAAGGCGGGCTGGAACTACGGCGAGACCACCGAGGCGTTCGGGACCACCTACGAGGTCTCCCCGGCCAAGCTCAAGACCGGCGAGTACCGCCAGATCTCCGGCAACACCGCGCTGGCGTACGGCATCGTGGCCGCCGGCCATCTCAGCGATCTGCAGGTGGTGCTCGGCACCTACCCGATCACCCCGGCGTCGGACATCCTGCACGAGCTGTCCAAGCACAAGAACTTCAATGTGCTGACCTTCCAGGCCGAGGACGAGATCGCCGGTATCGGCGCGGCGATCGGCGCGTCCTACGGCGGTGCGCTCGGCGTCACCAGCACGTCGGGGCCCGGTGTGTCACTCAAGTCGGAGGCCATGGGGCTGGCGGTGATGACCGAGCTGCCGCTGATCGTGATCGACGTGCAGCGCGGCGGCCCGTCCACCGGCCTGCCCACCAAGACCGAGCAGGCCGACCTGCTACAGGCCCTCTTCGGCCGCAACGGCGAATCACCGCTGGCGGTGCTGGCCCCGGCCACCCCGTCGGACTGCTTCGATATCGCCGTGGAGGCCGCCCGCATCGCGGTGCACTACCACACCCCGGTCATCATCCTGTCCGACGGCGCGATCGCCAACGGCTCGGAGCCGTGGCGCATCCCCGACATCGCCGGCTACCCGCCGATCAAGCACACCTTCGCCGAGGCCGGCCAGCCGTTCCAGCCCTACGCCCGTGACCCGGAGACGCTGGCCAGGCAGTTCGCCATCCCCGGCACTCCCGGCCTCGAACACCGCATCGGCGGCTTGGAGTCGGCCAACGGCTCCGGGGCCATCTCGTACGAGCCCAAGAACCACGACCTGATGGTCCGGCTGCGCCAGGCCAAGATCGACGGCATCGAGGTTCCCGACCTCGAGGTCGACGATCCGACCGGCGACGCCGAGCTGCTGATGCTCGGCTGGGGCAGCAGCTACGGGCCGATCGGCGAGGCGTGCCGGCGGGCGCGGCGCAACGGCGTCAAGGTGGCCCACGCTCAACTGCGCTACCTCAACCCGTTCCCGGCCAACCTCGAAGAGGTGCTGCGGCGCTATCCGAAGGTCGTCGTTCCGGAGATGAACCTCGGCCAGCTGGCGCTGCTGCTGCGCGGCCGGTTCCTGGTCGACGTGCAATCGGTCACCAAGGTCGAGGGCATGGCGTTCTTGGCCGACGAAGTCGAGGGCATCATCGGCGCGGCGCTGGACGGCACGTTGCGACAGAAGGAAACTGACAAGGCGAAGTTCGCACGGTTGGCGGCGGCCACCGTGGAATCTGTGGGAGCTGGAGCATGA
- a CDS encoding LacI family DNA-binding transcriptional regulator, with protein sequence MHRYKVREIAQQSGLSEATVDRVLNDRPGVRENTRAEVLQAIADLDKQRAQLRLNGRRFLIDVVMQTPQRFSDAFRAAVEAELPAFAPAMLRARFHLWESGSTAQMVEELGRIKGSHGVVLKAQDEPAVAEAVDRLVAAGVPVVTYTTDIPTSARCAYVGIDNHGAGVTAAYLMDQWLGASPSGVLITLSRTVFRGEGEREVGFRSGLRGTGREIIEVSDSDGIDATNERLVLDALERHPAIEAVYSPGGGNTATVAAFDTLGRRCKVFIGHDLDADNRRLLRDGRISVVLHNDLRADARQAMRVILAQHGALPAEPVRPTPIHVITPYNLPA encoded by the coding sequence ATGCACCGGTACAAGGTCCGTGAGATCGCTCAGCAGAGCGGGCTGAGCGAAGCGACGGTGGATCGCGTGCTCAACGACCGGCCCGGGGTGCGGGAGAACACCCGGGCCGAGGTCCTGCAGGCCATCGCCGACCTGGACAAGCAGCGGGCGCAATTGCGGCTCAACGGCCGTCGATTTCTCATCGATGTGGTGATGCAGACACCGCAGCGGTTCTCCGACGCGTTCCGGGCGGCCGTCGAGGCCGAACTGCCTGCCTTCGCCCCGGCGATGCTGCGCGCCCGCTTCCATCTGTGGGAGTCCGGCTCCACCGCCCAGATGGTCGAGGAGCTCGGCCGCATCAAGGGTAGCCACGGGGTCGTGCTCAAGGCACAGGACGAGCCCGCGGTGGCCGAGGCGGTCGACCGCCTGGTGGCCGCGGGTGTCCCGGTGGTGACCTACACGACCGACATCCCCACCAGTGCGCGCTGCGCCTACGTCGGCATCGACAATCACGGGGCGGGCGTCACCGCCGCGTACCTGATGGACCAATGGCTCGGTGCGTCCCCCTCCGGTGTGCTGATCACCCTGAGCCGGACCGTCTTTCGCGGCGAAGGGGAGCGCGAGGTGGGGTTCCGGTCCGGATTGCGCGGCACCGGCAGGGAGATCATCGAGGTGAGCGACAGTGACGGCATCGATGCCACCAACGAGCGGTTGGTGCTCGACGCGCTGGAGCGGCATCCCGCGATCGAGGCGGTGTACTCGCCCGGCGGCGGCAACACCGCGACGGTCGCGGCCTTCGACACCCTCGGCCGTCGGTGCAAGGTGTTCATCGGCCATGATCTGGACGCGGACAACCGGCGGCTGCTGCGGGACGGACGCATCTCGGTGGTGCTGCACAATGACCTGCGGGCCGACGCGCGGCAGGCCATGCGGGTGATCCTGGCCCAGCACGGCGCCCTGCCCGCCGAACCGGTCCGCCCGACGCCCATCCACGTCATCACGCCGTACAACCTGCCTGCATAA
- a CDS encoding 2-oxoacid:ferredoxin oxidoreductase subunit beta, with protein MTDLIGADLGLTEALSKTALVPTTDQPQKGKDFTSDQEVRWCPGCGDYVILNTIRNFLPELGLRRENIAFISGIGCSSRFPYYLETYGFHSIHGRAPTIATGLALARPDLSVWVVTGDGDSLSIGGNHLIHALRRNINITILLFNNRIYGLTKGQYSPTSEVGKITKSTPMGSLDYPFNPVSLALGAEATFVGRALDSDRAGLTEVLRAAASHRGAALVEIMQDCPIFNDGSFDVLRKEGSEDRLINLHHGEPITFGADAQYCVVKSGYGLEVAKTADVDADQIVVHNATIDDPAYAFALSRLSEQNLEHMVTGIFRQVSKPTYDDAARQQVADARAAKPGDTAALQALLRGKDTWSVD; from the coding sequence ATGACCGACCTGATTGGCGCCGACCTGGGCCTGACCGAAGCCCTCAGCAAGACGGCCCTGGTTCCGACCACGGATCAGCCGCAGAAGGGCAAGGACTTCACCAGCGACCAGGAGGTGCGTTGGTGCCCGGGGTGCGGTGACTACGTCATCCTCAACACCATCCGCAACTTCCTGCCCGAGCTCGGTCTGCGGCGCGAGAACATCGCATTCATCAGTGGCATCGGCTGCTCCAGCCGGTTCCCGTACTACCTGGAGACCTACGGTTTCCACTCGATTCACGGTCGCGCCCCGACCATCGCCACCGGGCTGGCGCTGGCCCGCCCGGACCTGTCGGTGTGGGTGGTGACCGGCGACGGTGACTCGCTGTCGATCGGCGGCAACCACCTGATCCACGCGCTGCGCCGCAACATCAACATCACGATCCTGCTGTTCAACAACCGCATCTACGGCCTGACCAAGGGGCAGTACTCGCCGACCTCCGAGGTCGGCAAGATCACCAAGTCCACCCCGATGGGCTCGCTGGACTACCCGTTCAACCCGGTGTCGCTCGCGCTGGGCGCCGAGGCCACCTTCGTGGGCCGGGCGCTGGACTCCGATCGCGCCGGCCTGACCGAGGTGCTGCGCGCCGCCGCCAGCCACCGCGGTGCCGCGTTGGTCGAGATCATGCAGGACTGCCCGATCTTCAACGACGGATCCTTCGATGTGCTGCGCAAGGAGGGCTCCGAGGACCGGCTGATCAACCTGCATCACGGTGAGCCGATCACATTCGGTGCCGATGCCCAGTACTGCGTGGTGAAGTCGGGGTATGGCCTGGAGGTCGCCAAGACCGCCGATGTGGATGCCGACCAGATCGTGGTACACAACGCCACGATCGACGACCCGGCGTACGCGTTCGCGCTGTCGCGGCTGTCCGAGCAGAACCTCGAGCACATGGTCACGGGCATCTTCCGTCAGGTCAGCAAGCCGACCTACGACGACGCGGCCCGTCAGCAGGTTGCCGACGCGCGCGCCGCCAAGCCGGGCGACACCGCCGCGCTGCAGGCACTGCTTCGCGGCAAAGACACCTGGTCCGTCGACTAG
- the mobA gene encoding molybdenum cofactor guanylyltransferase → MTSSPPLAAVVLAGGASRRMGRDKATLVLDGRTFVERVVAAVSQRCTPVFVIAAPGQALPELSAEILRDEVRGVGPLLATARGLRAAADAGAERAFVCAVDMPHLSAELIDILVAEPSVADVVLPWDGRDHYLAGLYRTRLADTAAQLVAAGERSMRALVDGTAGVDTQRVVLDEQRALANVNTAADLP, encoded by the coding sequence GTGACGTCATCTCCGCCACTGGCAGCAGTTGTGTTGGCAGGCGGGGCATCCCGCCGCATGGGTCGGGACAAGGCGACGCTGGTGCTCGACGGGCGGACCTTCGTGGAACGCGTCGTCGCGGCGGTATCCCAGCGGTGCACGCCGGTGTTCGTGATCGCCGCACCCGGTCAGGCCCTTCCCGAGCTGTCGGCCGAGATCCTGCGTGACGAGGTGCGCGGTGTCGGCCCCTTGCTGGCCACCGCGCGGGGCCTGCGGGCGGCCGCGGACGCCGGAGCGGAGCGGGCGTTCGTCTGTGCCGTGGACATGCCCCATCTGTCGGCCGAGTTGATCGACATCCTGGTTGCCGAGCCGTCGGTGGCCGATGTGGTCTTGCCGTGGGATGGCCGCGACCACTACCTGGCCGGGCTGTACCGGACCCGGCTGGCCGACACGGCCGCACAACTGGTGGCGGCGGGGGAGCGCAGCATGCGCGCCCTGGTCGACGGGACCGCCGGGGTCGACACGCAACGCGTCGTGCTGGACGAGCAACGTGCGCTGGCCAACGTCAACACCGCGGCCGACCTGCCATGA
- a CDS encoding transglycosylase family protein → MKNIGVALQKTFTRMLWVVAATGAFAAAPLTLAATASADSGVNWDAIAQCESGGNWSINTGNGASGGLQFKQATWTANGGVGAPHQASRAEQIRVAENVLRTQGLGAWPSCGAKGATPAVWTTPAPGGQNPAAAGCQAIRPGAILGIFDIRKMCTALAAFGQPR, encoded by the coding sequence ATGAAGAACATCGGCGTCGCTCTGCAGAAGACTTTCACCCGCATGCTGTGGGTCGTGGCCGCGACCGGTGCCTTCGCCGCCGCACCGCTGACCCTGGCGGCGACCGCCAGCGCCGACAGCGGCGTCAACTGGGACGCCATCGCCCAATGCGAGTCGGGCGGCAACTGGTCGATCAACACCGGCAACGGCGCTTCCGGGGGACTCCAGTTCAAGCAAGCCACCTGGACCGCCAACGGGGGCGTCGGCGCACCGCACCAGGCCAGTCGCGCCGAGCAGATCCGCGTCGCCGAGAACGTGCTGCGCACCCAGGGCCTCGGAGCCTGGCCGAGCTGCGGTGCCAAGGGCGCCACCCCCGCCGTCTGGACCACCCCGGCCCCCGGCGGCCAGAACCCGGCCGCCGCCGGCTGCCAAGCCATCCGGCCCGGTGCCATCCTCGGCATCTTCGACATCCGCAAGATGTGCACCGCGCTCGCCGCCTTCGGGCAGCCCCGCTGA
- a CDS encoding sugar phosphate isomerase/epimerase family protein, with translation MSTLIKIAGAPISWGVCEVPGWGYQLDPERVLTEMRDTGLTATELGPEGFLPTDTAELQSVLARHGLACVGGFVPVVLHDADHDPAEDLAGPLDSLVAAGAGVVVLAAATGSDGYDSRPVLDDAQWSLLLSNLDRLAEIVSARGLLAVLHPHVGTMVETRADVDRVLAGSTIPLCLDTGHLLIGGTDPLELAKAVPGRIAHTHLKDVDAALAAKVQSGELSYTDAVKAGMYTPLGTGDVDIAGIVSVLRDNGFDGWFVMEQDTILDGAPAGDGPVADVRASVAFLNSVTA, from the coding sequence ATGAGCACACTGATCAAAATCGCGGGGGCGCCGATCTCCTGGGGTGTCTGTGAGGTACCCGGCTGGGGGTATCAACTCGACCCGGAACGCGTGCTCACCGAGATGCGGGACACCGGCCTGACCGCCACCGAACTCGGCCCGGAGGGCTTCCTGCCCACCGACACCGCCGAACTTCAATCGGTGCTGGCCCGGCACGGGCTGGCCTGTGTCGGCGGATTCGTCCCCGTCGTCCTGCACGATGCCGATCACGATCCCGCCGAAGACCTTGCCGGACCGCTGGATTCACTGGTCGCCGCCGGTGCCGGGGTGGTGGTGCTGGCCGCGGCCACCGGATCCGACGGATACGACTCGCGGCCGGTGCTGGACGACGCGCAGTGGTCGTTGCTGCTGTCCAATCTCGACCGGTTGGCCGAAATCGTCTCGGCGCGCGGGCTGCTCGCGGTGTTGCATCCCCATGTGGGCACCATGGTCGAGACCCGTGCGGACGTCGACCGGGTGTTGGCGGGCTCGACGATCCCGCTCTGCCTGGACACCGGACATCTGCTGATCGGCGGCACCGACCCGCTGGAGCTGGCCAAGGCCGTGCCCGGCCGGATCGCACACACGCATCTCAAGGATGTCGACGCGGCGCTGGCCGCCAAGGTGCAGTCCGGCGAGCTCAGCTACACCGACGCCGTCAAGGCGGGCATGTACACACCTTTGGGCACCGGAGACGTCGATATCGCGGGCATCGTCTCGGTGTTGCGGGACAACGGTTTCGACGGCTGGTTCGTGATGGAGCAGGACACCATCCTGGACGGCGCCCCTGCCGGTGACGGGCCCGTTGCCGACGTCCGTGCCAGTGTCGCATTCCTGAACAGCGTCACCGCGTGA
- a CDS encoding phytanoyl-CoA dioxygenase family protein — MVAPLTTSAWITESDCSLADFRAQVLRDTDPAEYPHAADVRRNVPIYSADAIAGADRRALQTELIRVLSDGPGVVVFEGAFGHDVVDRATAAFGELISAQRAAGGAAGDHFGKAGANDRIWNAAQKLALHAPDVFAQYYAADTLALVSQAWLGPRYQVTSQVNVVNPGGAAQVPHRDYHLGFVDADHLADYPAHLHRLSPALTLQGAVAHCDMPVASGPTMLLPYSQRFEAGYIAFYRPEFIDFFAEHHVQLPLRKGDAVFFNPALYHGAGSNVSADINRMANLLQISSPFGRAMESLDRTAMVRAVYPALLAMKHAGRPARDLSNAVNATAEGYAFPTNLDSDQPIGSLAPPSQVDTVLAALADDLSPQDLDTILTQQQERRIP, encoded by the coding sequence ATGGTTGCACCACTCACCACATCGGCGTGGATCACCGAATCCGACTGCTCCTTGGCGGATTTCCGGGCCCAGGTGCTGCGCGACACCGATCCCGCCGAGTACCCGCACGCCGCCGACGTCCGGCGCAATGTGCCGATCTATTCGGCCGACGCGATCGCCGGCGCCGACCGCCGCGCGCTGCAGACCGAGCTGATCCGCGTGCTGAGCGACGGCCCCGGCGTGGTGGTGTTCGAGGGCGCCTTCGGACACGACGTGGTGGACCGCGCAACCGCCGCGTTCGGGGAACTGATCAGCGCCCAACGCGCGGCGGGCGGTGCGGCCGGTGACCACTTCGGCAAGGCCGGCGCCAACGACCGCATCTGGAACGCCGCGCAGAAGCTGGCGCTGCACGCCCCCGACGTGTTCGCGCAGTATTACGCCGCGGATACCCTGGCGCTGGTGTCACAAGCCTGGCTGGGGCCGCGCTATCAGGTCACGTCGCAGGTCAATGTCGTCAATCCCGGTGGCGCCGCGCAAGTTCCGCACCGCGACTATCACCTCGGGTTCGTCGACGCCGACCATCTGGCCGACTACCCGGCGCATCTGCACCGGCTGTCCCCCGCGCTGACGCTGCAGGGCGCCGTCGCCCACTGCGATATGCCGGTGGCCAGCGGGCCGACCATGCTGCTGCCCTATTCCCAACGCTTCGAGGCCGGCTACATCGCCTTCTACCGCCCGGAGTTCATCGACTTCTTCGCCGAGCACCACGTCCAGCTGCCGCTGCGCAAGGGTGACGCGGTGTTCTTCAACCCCGCCCTGTATCACGGTGCCGGCAGCAATGTTTCGGCAGATATCAACCGGATGGCCAACCTGCTGCAGATCTCCTCACCGTTCGGGCGTGCCATGGAATCGCTGGACCGCACCGCCATGGTGCGCGCCGTGTACCCGGCACTGCTGGCCATGAAGCATGCCGGGCGGCCGGCGCGGGACCTGAGCAATGCGGTCAATGCCACCGCGGAGGGTTATGCCTTCCCCACCAACCTGGACAGCGACCAGCCCATCGGCAGCCTGGCGCCACCCAGTCAGGTCGACACCGTGCTGGCCGCGCTGGCCGACGACCTGAGTCCCCAAGACCTCGACACCATCCTCACCCAACAGCAAGAACGGAGAATTCCATGA
- a CDS encoding transglycosylase family protein: MKNIRTTFGMAAIAGALAVAPVALGAGTANADNGVNWDAVAACESGGNWAINTGNGYYGGLQFTMGTWRANGGSGSPHLASREEQIRVANNVLHSQGIGAWPVCGRRG; this comes from the coding sequence TTGAAGAACATCCGCACGACGTTCGGTATGGCCGCCATCGCCGGGGCGCTCGCAGTCGCGCCCGTGGCCCTGGGGGCGGGTACCGCCAATGCGGACAACGGTGTGAACTGGGATGCCGTCGCGGCCTGCGAATCGGGCGGCAACTGGGCCATCAACACCGGAAACGGCTACTACGGGGGCCTGCAGTTCACCATGGGCACCTGGCGGGCCAACGGCGGCAGCGGCTCGCCCCACCTGGCCAGCCGGGAGGAGCAGATCCGGGTCGCCAACAACGTGCTGCACTCGCAGGGCATCGGCGCATGGCCGGTGTGCGGCCGTCGCGGCTGA
- a CDS encoding Gfo/Idh/MocA family protein, which yields MRIGVLGASRIAELAIVGPAAELGHRLVAVAARDRGRAESFAGKYGVERVLDSYQDVIDDAEVDMVYNPLANALHARWNLAAIAAGKPVLSEKPFARNHAEARRVADAAQATGVPVLEGFHYAFHPVTRTAFGLAADGTLGEIRSVEVRMAMPAPGPDDPRWSLELAGGAVMDLGCYAVHIMRTLGRLDVPGVAGAPSVVRAHAEQRAPGVDSRCDAEFAFPGGAHGLSTNSMVAEDYSFTLRITGTEGDAFVHDFIHPAEDDRLTLTTAAGATVKHLGTRPSYSYQLEAFTAHVAHGTPLPFGTDDAVANMALVDAVYRAAGLTLR from the coding sequence GTGAGGATCGGCGTTCTGGGTGCTTCCCGGATCGCCGAGTTGGCGATCGTGGGTCCCGCGGCCGAACTCGGTCACCGGCTGGTGGCCGTGGCGGCCCGGGACCGCGGCCGCGCCGAGTCCTTCGCCGGCAAGTACGGCGTGGAGCGGGTCCTCGACTCGTACCAGGACGTGATCGATGACGCAGAAGTCGACATGGTCTACAACCCGCTGGCCAACGCGCTGCACGCGCGGTGGAACCTGGCCGCCATCGCTGCGGGCAAGCCGGTGCTCAGCGAAAAGCCGTTCGCCCGCAACCACGCCGAGGCGCGGCGCGTCGCCGACGCGGCCCAAGCCACGGGTGTGCCCGTGCTGGAGGGTTTCCACTACGCGTTCCACCCGGTGACGCGGACCGCGTTCGGCCTGGCCGCCGACGGCACGCTCGGAGAGATCCGTTCCGTGGAGGTACGGATGGCGATGCCGGCACCGGGTCCCGACGACCCGCGTTGGTCCCTGGAGCTGGCCGGTGGGGCGGTCATGGATCTGGGCTGCTATGCCGTGCACATCATGCGGACGCTGGGCCGCCTCGACGTGCCCGGCGTGGCGGGCGCGCCGTCGGTGGTTCGGGCGCACGCCGAGCAGCGCGCCCCCGGCGTGGACTCCCGCTGCGACGCCGAGTTCGCGTTCCCGGGTGGCGCCCACGGTCTGTCGACGAATTCGATGGTGGCCGAGGACTATTCATTCACGCTGCGCATCACCGGCACCGAGGGCGACGCGTTCGTGCACGACTTCATCCATCCCGCCGAGGACGACCGGCTCACCCTGACTACGGCCGCCGGCGCCACCGTGAAGCATCTGGGCACCCGGCCGAGCTACAGCTACCAGCTGGAGGCGTTCACCGCGCACGTCGCGCACGGCACACCACTGCCGTTCGGCACCGACGACGCGGTGGCCAACATGGCGCTGGTCGACGCGGTGTACCGGGCTGCGGGGTTGACGCTGCGCTAG